A window of Pedococcus badiiscoriae genomic DNA:
CGTCACGATCTCGCCCGAGCCGGTGAGGATGTCCATCTCGAGCACCGACTCGTGGGGCAGCCCGTTGCGGAAGGAGGTCGACTCGATGCCCAGCCCGGTGACGGCGCCGCCGAGCGTGATCGTCTTGAGCTGCGGCACCACCAGGGGCGCGAGACCGTGCGGCAGGGTCGCGTCGACGAGGTGCTCGTAGGTGCACATGCCCTGGACGTCCGCGGTGCGCGCCTGCACGTCGACCTCGATCACGCCGCCGAGTCCCGACACGTCGAGGCCTGGGGCCTGCGAGGCTGCTCGCGCGCGGAAGAGGTTGGACGTCTTCTTGGCCAACCTGACGGGCGCGTCGGCGGGGATGGCGCGATAGCTCTCCGCAAGCCGTCGAACGGCGTGCTCGTGTGTCCCCGTCTCCAGCTGCCCCAGCACGATTCGACCCTATGCCGCGAAGACGCCGGACGTCACGCGATAACCGCCCAGCGGACATCCGGCCGGGCGCAGGAAGGGTCCAGCCGTGGCCTGGTCAGGAGACGACCTCCACGTCGTCGCCGACCCGCACCGTTCCCGGCCGGCGCACCGCGGCATACACCCCGGGGCAGTTGCGTGCCGTGCCCGTGACGTCCAGCTCGACCGCACCCACGCGCAGCACCTTCCCGATGCTCGCGGCGAGCTCGTCAGAGCCGAGCGACACCACGAGGTTGGCGCGGGTGTCGGCCCGGACGTCCTGCGCGGCGACCACCTGCACGGCGGCCTTCTTGCGACGGTCGCCCTCCAGCCCGTCGTCCTCCACGAGCGAGGCGGGCAGCTCACGTCCCGGCGCTCCCTGGACCGGGAAGATGTGGATCTCGTTGACCTGGGCGGACATTCGTCACACGCCCTCGGGTGCCGAGGCCAGGGCTGTCTGGATCGCGCGGACCAGCTGCGTCGCGGAGTCGCGGGTCAGCTCGACGGCGACGCGCGCGCCGGGACCCCGCGACAGGTCGGCCAGGTCGATGTTGAGGGTGTGCTCGGCCAGCGCATGCACGGGGTGGTCGTAGTAGACCGTCGCATCCGTGACGTGGAACCACTCACCCCCCGGCCCCTTGGCGCTTCCGTCGACCTGCTCGGACACCGTGGCATAGGTGCACATGTCAGCCCTTCCGCTCGCCCAGGTGGGTCCCGAAGAACCGTGCGACCCGGTCCCACCCGTCATTGGCGGCGGCGACCCGGTAGCTGGGCCGGTCCACGGCGAAGAACGCGTGCCCCGCATCGTCGTAGGAGTGGAACTCGTGCGGCTTGTCCAGGTCGGTCAGGCGCTGGTCCAGCTCCGCAACGTGGTCCGGGCTCGGGGTCTTGTCCTCGACACCGAAGAGTCCCAGCAGGGGTGCCCCCAGGGACGGCAACAGGTCGACGAGGTTCGTGACCTTGAGGGGGTAGCCCGCCGGGGGTTC
This region includes:
- a CDS encoding DUF6295 family protein, which codes for MCTYATVSEQVDGSAKGPGGEWFHVTDATVYYDHPVHALAEHTLNIDLADLSRGPGARVAVELTRDSATQLVRAIQTALASAPEGV